A region from the Variovorax paradoxus genome encodes:
- a CDS encoding malate/lactate/ureidoglycolate dehydrogenase — protein sequence MPQTLSSSVLRSQCANILEAAGSTPAEAAQVAANLVLANLSGHDSHGVGMLPRYVDAVAEGGLVPNAAVKINADIGTLLALDGQHGYGQIVGVQAMALGIERAKQHGSCIFTLANAHHLGRIGHFAEMATAEGLVSMHFVNVLTRPVVAPWGGGDGRFGTNPCCIGIPLAGAEPFLLDFATSRVAQGKMRVAHNKGERVPDGYLIDERGAPTNDPGVVVVPQANGLFGALMTFGEHKGYGMAMACELLGGALTGGGTWHRPADTARTVLNGMLTILIDPAKLGTQASFAQEATAFVDWLRQSPPGAGFDQVQIAGEPERAARVARERDGIWLDDATWGEIVAAGAKVGVAIAAA from the coding sequence ATGCCTCAAACCCTTTCCTCCTCTGTTCTGCGGTCGCAATGCGCCAATATCCTCGAAGCCGCCGGCAGCACGCCGGCCGAAGCCGCGCAGGTGGCCGCCAACCTGGTGCTGGCCAACCTGAGCGGCCATGATTCGCACGGCGTGGGCATGCTGCCGCGCTATGTGGACGCGGTGGCCGAAGGCGGGCTCGTGCCCAATGCCGCGGTCAAGATCAATGCCGACATCGGCACGCTGCTCGCGCTCGACGGCCAGCATGGCTACGGCCAGATCGTCGGCGTGCAGGCGATGGCGCTCGGCATCGAGCGGGCGAAGCAGCACGGCAGCTGCATCTTCACGCTCGCGAATGCGCACCACCTGGGCCGCATTGGCCATTTCGCCGAAATGGCGACGGCCGAGGGCCTGGTCTCGATGCACTTCGTCAACGTGCTGACGCGGCCCGTGGTGGCGCCGTGGGGCGGGGGCGACGGGCGCTTCGGCACCAACCCGTGCTGCATCGGCATTCCGCTGGCGGGCGCCGAGCCCTTCCTGCTCGACTTTGCGACCAGCCGCGTGGCCCAGGGAAAGATGCGCGTCGCCCACAACAAGGGCGAACGCGTGCCCGACGGCTACCTGATCGACGAGCGCGGCGCGCCCACCAACGACCCCGGCGTGGTGGTGGTGCCGCAGGCCAACGGCCTGTTCGGCGCGCTCATGACCTTCGGCGAGCACAAGGGCTACGGCATGGCGATGGCTTGCGAGCTGCTGGGCGGCGCGCTCACCGGCGGCGGCACCTGGCACCGCCCGGCCGACACGGCGCGCACGGTGCTCAACGGCATGCTGACGATCCTGATCGACCCTGCCAAGCTTGGAACCCAGGCCAGCTTCGCGCAGGAAGCGACGGCCTTCGTCGACTGGCTGCGCCAGAGCCCGCCGGGCGCCGGCTTCGACCAGGTGCAGATCGCCGGCGAACCGGAGCGCGCCGCACGCGTGGCGCGCGAGCGCGACGGCATCTGGCTGGACGATGCGACGTGGGGCGAGATCGTTGCGGCCGGAGCCAAGGTGGGCGTGGCGATTGCCGCCGCCTAG
- a CDS encoding FadR/GntR family transcriptional regulator: MPLQTVEPQRLYRQIADQLRGLIGKGEFAAGARLPAERDLAKQFGVSRPSVREALIALEVEGWVEVRTGSGVYVLDRSHRASKPVAPTEWGPLELIRARRVIEGETAAIAATVGKRKDIDAMSRAIETMRGLADREILPLEGDRAFHVAIVNASGNAVLVETVQSFWDSRNGPIFTRLGGYFETVASWRSAIAEHEAIRDAVAAREAEAARAAMHAHMDNSHQRFSASWRRAKKASS, encoded by the coding sequence GTGCCGCTCCAGACCGTCGAACCCCAGCGCCTCTATCGCCAGATTGCCGACCAGCTCCGCGGGCTGATCGGCAAGGGCGAGTTCGCGGCCGGCGCGCGGCTGCCGGCCGAGCGCGACCTGGCCAAGCAGTTCGGCGTGAGCCGGCCCTCGGTGCGCGAGGCGCTGATCGCGCTCGAGGTCGAGGGCTGGGTCGAGGTCCGCACCGGTTCTGGCGTGTATGTGCTGGACCGCTCGCACCGCGCGAGCAAGCCGGTGGCACCCACCGAATGGGGTCCGCTGGAGCTGATTCGCGCGCGCCGCGTGATCGAGGGCGAAACCGCGGCCATCGCGGCCACCGTCGGCAAGCGCAAGGACATCGACGCCATGAGCCGCGCCATCGAAACGATGCGCGGGCTCGCCGACCGCGAAATATTGCCGCTCGAAGGCGACCGCGCATTCCACGTGGCCATCGTCAATGCCAGCGGCAACGCCGTGCTGGTGGAAACGGTGCAGAGCTTCTGGGATTCGCGCAACGGCCCGATCTTCACGCGCCTGGGCGGCTACTTCGAAACGGTGGCCTCCTGGCGCTCGGCCATCGCCGAGCACGAGGCCATCCGCGACGCCGTGGCCGCGCGCGAGGCCGAGGCCGCGCGCGCCGCCATGCACGCCCACATGGACAACTCGCACCAGCGATTCAGCGCGAGCTGGCGCCGCGCAAAAAAAGCCTCGTCCTGA
- a CDS encoding DUF1326 domain-containing protein, which yields MSYHLEGRLLEVCNCNVLCPCWIGEDPDNGTCDTIVAWRIDKGTIDGIDVGGNTIAAVAHVPGNILEGNWTAAIFVDDNASKEQEEALLKVYTGQAGGPIADLAALIGQVVSVERAPIRFTVNEGKGELEIGTNYYAELEPYRGATGGQTTLSDTVFSTVPGAPVFVGKAPTYRSKNAALGIDLDIKNHNALQSTFVFDS from the coding sequence ATGAGCTATCACCTGGAAGGTCGCCTGCTCGAAGTTTGCAACTGCAATGTCCTGTGTCCCTGCTGGATCGGCGAGGACCCGGACAACGGCACATGCGACACCATCGTCGCGTGGCGCATCGACAAGGGAACGATCGACGGCATCGACGTGGGTGGCAACACCATCGCGGCCGTGGCGCACGTGCCCGGAAACATCCTCGAAGGCAACTGGACGGCGGCGATCTTCGTCGACGACAACGCCTCCAAGGAACAGGAAGAGGCGCTGCTCAAGGTCTACACCGGACAGGCCGGCGGGCCGATCGCCGATCTGGCCGCTCTCATCGGCCAGGTGGTGTCGGTCGAGCGGGCGCCCATCCGCTTCACCGTGAACGAAGGCAAGGGCGAACTGGAGATCGGCACCAACTACTACGCCGAACTCGAGCCCTACCGCGGCGCCACCGGCGGCCAGACCACGCTTTCGGATACCGTGTTCTCCACGGTGCCGGGCGCGCCGGTGTTCGTCGGCAAGGCCCCCACCTACCGCTCGAAGAACGCCGCGCTCGGTATCGATCTCGACATCAAGAACCACAACGCCCTGCAGAGCACCTTCGTCTTCGATTCATGA
- a CDS encoding TRAP transporter small permease, which translates to MHDEKIIDDEGHFHAEDEAVDLSHTIAEGWISLAIFWMLALTVFYQFVTRYVMNDSAAWTEEVARYMLIAVVFIGAAVGVAKNSQIQVDFFYRHMPAAIGRWVSRAVDVLRTAFFAAAVVMTVQMMLKIGNTTRMTIVDAPMNIVYGLCLFGFAAMTWRSVQVARVHWKRGYSVLERPESTLADR; encoded by the coding sequence ATGCACGACGAAAAGATCATCGACGACGAAGGCCACTTCCACGCGGAAGACGAGGCCGTCGACCTTTCCCACACCATTGCCGAAGGCTGGATCTCGCTCGCGATCTTCTGGATGCTCGCGCTCACGGTGTTCTACCAGTTCGTCACGCGCTATGTGATGAACGACTCGGCCGCATGGACCGAGGAGGTGGCGCGCTACATGCTGATCGCCGTGGTCTTCATCGGCGCGGCCGTCGGCGTGGCGAAGAACAGCCAGATCCAGGTCGACTTCTTCTACCGCCACATGCCGGCGGCCATCGGCCGCTGGGTGTCGCGCGCGGTCGACGTGCTGCGCACCGCCTTCTTTGCCGCGGCCGTGGTCATGACGGTGCAGATGATGCTGAAGATCGGCAACACCACGCGCATGACCATCGTCGATGCCCCCATGAACATCGTCTACGGCCTGTGCCTGTTCGGCTTCGCCGCGATGACCTGGCGCTCGGTCCAGGTGGCGCGCGTTCACTGGAAGCGCGGCTACAGCGTGCTCGAGCGCCCCGAATCCACTCTCGCCGACCGCTGA
- a CDS encoding sialic acid TRAP transporter substrate-binding protein SiaP: MNSKRNTLKAIAACALAAIALGTAGIAGAQTKLKWAHVYETSEPFHKYSVWAAEEIKKRTNGKYDIQVFPASSLGKESDINQGLTLGTVDIVLTGASFAGNTYKPLAVTYFPFIFRDAEHLLKYAKSDVFQELAKGYDEKSGNHITALNYYGARHVTSSAARPVTKPEDMKGLKIRVPDAPAYLAFPKALGANATPIAFAEVYLALQNNTVDAQENPLPTIEAKKFFEVQKNISLTGHIIDSLLTVVSGPLWGKLSADEKKIFTEVMQEAAEKTGRDIIASEARLTEEFKKRGNNVITVDKAAFREAVLKNTKPTDHGYRQQDYDRITAIK, encoded by the coding sequence ATGAACAGCAAACGCAACACCCTCAAAGCCATCGCCGCCTGTGCCCTGGCGGCCATCGCGCTGGGCACGGCCGGCATTGCCGGTGCGCAGACCAAGCTCAAGTGGGCGCACGTCTACGAAACCTCCGAGCCATTCCACAAGTACTCCGTGTGGGCCGCGGAAGAAATCAAGAAGCGCACCAACGGCAAGTACGACATCCAGGTGTTTCCGGCTTCCAGCCTGGGCAAGGAGTCGGACATCAACCAGGGCCTGACGCTCGGCACTGTCGACATCGTGCTGACCGGCGCCAGCTTTGCGGGCAACACCTACAAGCCGCTGGCCGTGACCTACTTTCCGTTCATCTTCCGCGATGCGGAGCATCTGCTGAAGTACGCCAAGAGCGATGTGTTCCAGGAGCTTGCCAAGGGCTACGACGAAAAGAGCGGCAACCACATCACCGCGCTCAACTACTACGGCGCGCGCCATGTCACATCGAGCGCCGCCAGGCCGGTGACCAAGCCCGAAGACATGAAGGGCCTGAAGATCCGCGTGCCCGACGCACCCGCCTACCTGGCCTTCCCGAAGGCGCTGGGCGCCAATGCCACGCCCATCGCTTTTGCCGAGGTCTATCTGGCGCTGCAGAACAACACGGTCGATGCGCAGGAGAACCCACTGCCCACCATCGAGGCCAAGAAGTTCTTCGAGGTGCAGAAGAACATCTCGCTCACGGGCCACATCATCGACTCGCTGCTGACCGTGGTTTCCGGCCCGCTGTGGGGCAAGCTCTCGGCCGACGAGAAGAAGATCTTCACCGAGGTGATGCAGGAAGCCGCCGAGAAAACCGGCCGCGACATCATCGCCTCGGAAGCCCGCTTGACCGAAGAGTTCAAGAAGCGGGGCAACAACGTGATCACGGTGGACAAAGCCGCATTCCGCGAAGCGGTGCTGAAGAACACCAAGCCGACCGACCACGGCTACCGCCAGCAGGACTACGACCGGATTACCGCGATCAAGTAA
- a CDS encoding DMT family transporter produces MSEAVSEARRAPSILQTVALTAVAMVAFAANSLLCRLALQQRGIDPASFGSIRLVSGAITLALVLRFRAQPSSSSGHADWLAAAMLFAYVAFFSFAYLSLSAGTGALILFGAVQLTMLGAGLGSGERFGPVAGIGFVLAAGGLVYLVLPGVAAPPLLGAVLMAIAGVAWGVYSLRGRGVPDPLAATGRNFMRAVPLALVLSLAFVMRAHADATGVALAVASGALTSGLGYVVWYAALARLSAMQAATVQLSVPLLAAFGGVLLLSEAITPRLAAASVAILGGIAIVLSQKSRKARR; encoded by the coding sequence ATGTCTGAAGCCGTGTCCGAAGCGCGCCGCGCGCCGTCCATCCTGCAGACCGTCGCCCTCACCGCGGTGGCCATGGTCGCGTTCGCGGCCAATTCGCTCCTGTGCAGGCTGGCGTTGCAGCAACGGGGCATCGATCCGGCCAGTTTCGGCAGCATCCGGCTGGTTTCCGGTGCGATCACGCTCGCACTCGTGCTGCGGTTCAGGGCGCAGCCTTCTTCTTCGTCCGGCCATGCCGACTGGCTCGCCGCCGCCATGCTGTTCGCCTATGTGGCGTTCTTTTCTTTCGCTTACCTCAGCCTGTCTGCGGGCACGGGAGCGCTGATCCTGTTCGGTGCGGTTCAGCTCACGATGCTGGGCGCAGGGCTGGGCTCGGGCGAGCGCTTCGGGCCCGTGGCAGGGATCGGCTTCGTGCTGGCGGCGGGCGGGCTCGTCTACCTGGTGCTGCCGGGCGTCGCCGCGCCGCCGCTCCTGGGCGCCGTGCTGATGGCCATCGCCGGCGTGGCCTGGGGCGTGTATTCGCTGCGCGGCCGCGGCGTGCCCGATCCGCTGGCCGCCACGGGCCGCAACTTCATGCGGGCCGTACCGCTGGCCCTGGTCCTCAGCCTCGCCTTCGTGATGCGCGCGCATGCGGACGCGACCGGCGTCGCGCTGGCCGTGGCCTCCGGCGCATTGACCTCGGGTCTTGGCTATGTCGTCTGGTATGCGGCGCTGGCGCGTCTTTCGGCCATGCAGGCGGCCACCGTGCAGCTGTCGGTGCCGCTGCTGGCGGCGTTCGGCGGCGTGCTGCTGCTGTCGGAGGCGATCACGCCGCGGCTGGCCGCCGCGTCGGTGGCCATTCTGGGCGGCATTGCGATCGTGCTGAGCCAGAAGTCGCGCAAGGCGCGCCGCTGA
- a CDS encoding DUF2182 domain-containing protein: protein MNPTAGSLPRNAVRHRRVFVPVLAALAALAWVALWAWARSPYGRYLEHGDWTASGPAAFLCQAIPAGDVIVPAVLYASSWILMTAAMMLPTTLPLFNAFDRLTAGRADHARLLVLLGLGYMAVWGAFGLLAHGLHSAVLALLASAPTLAWHGWVIGAATIALAGAFQFSSLKHRCLEKCRTPLSFVIEHWRGHAQARQALALGMHHGLFCVGCCWALMLLMFALGTGSLGWMLLLAAVMALEKNVPWGHRLSAPLGFALLGWAVFMVAAHV from the coding sequence ATGAACCCGACGGCCGGCTCGCTGCCGCGCAACGCCGTGCGTCACCGCCGCGTGTTCGTGCCGGTTCTTGCCGCGCTGGCCGCGCTCGCGTGGGTGGCGTTGTGGGCCTGGGCGCGCAGCCCTTACGGGCGCTATCTCGAACACGGCGACTGGACCGCCTCGGGGCCGGCCGCGTTCCTGTGCCAGGCCATTCCCGCCGGCGACGTGATCGTGCCTGCGGTGCTCTACGCCTCTTCGTGGATCCTCATGACGGCGGCCATGATGCTGCCCACCACGCTGCCGCTGTTCAACGCCTTCGACCGATTGACCGCCGGGCGAGCGGACCACGCACGCCTGCTCGTGCTGCTGGGGCTCGGCTACATGGCCGTGTGGGGAGCCTTCGGGCTGCTGGCGCACGGGCTCCACAGCGCGGTGCTGGCGCTGCTCGCCAGTGCGCCCACGCTGGCCTGGCACGGCTGGGTGATCGGCGCCGCGACCATCGCGCTGGCGGGCGCCTTCCAGTTCAGCAGCCTCAAGCACCGCTGTCTGGAAAAGTGCCGCACGCCGCTCAGCTTCGTCATCGAGCACTGGCGCGGCCACGCGCAGGCCCGCCAGGCCTTGGCGCTGGGCATGCACCATGGCCTGTTCTGCGTCGGCTGCTGCTGGGCGCTGATGCTGCTGATGTTCGCGCTCGGCACCGGCAGCCTGGGCTGGATGCTGCTGTTGGCCGCCGTCATGGCGCTGGAAAAGAACGTGCCCTGGGGCCATCGGCTGAGCGCGCCGCTCGGGTTCGCGCTCCTGGGCTGGGCCGTCTTCATGGTGGCGGCGCATGTCTGA
- a CDS encoding TRAP transporter large permease: MLKIFFLIFMAGGIPVAVAMAGASLAYIVVSGSLPPFVVIHRMVSGIDSFPLLAVPFFILAGNLMNNAGITTRIYNFALALVGWLKGGLGHVNVLGSVIFAGMSGTAIADAAGLGTIEIKAMKEHGYSTEFAVGVTAASATLGPIIPPSLPFVIYGMMANVSVGALFLAGILPGALLAILMMLTVAYFAHRNGWGGDVKFSSTRFVKAMCELAVVIAWPLLMWLLVARLGTPPQLTVFAGLASLFVLDRIFRFEALLPIMTPVLLIGGMSTGLFTPTEGAIAACVWAMILGFGWYKTLSWKMFVKVCLDTIETTSTVLFIVAAASIFGWMLTATGVTTDIASWVLGFTKEAWVFLLLANLLMLFVGCFLEPTAAITILVPILLPIATQLGVDPIHFGLVMVLNLMIGLLHPPMGMVLFVLARVAGLSFERTTMAILPWLIPLLLALVVITYVPSLVLWLPKMFF, from the coding sequence ATGCTGAAAATATTCTTCCTGATCTTCATGGCGGGCGGCATTCCGGTGGCCGTGGCCATGGCCGGCGCCTCGCTGGCCTACATCGTGGTGAGCGGCAGCCTGCCGCCCTTCGTCGTCATCCACCGCATGGTGAGCGGCATCGACAGCTTTCCGCTGCTCGCGGTGCCCTTCTTCATCCTGGCCGGCAACCTGATGAACAACGCGGGCATCACCACCCGCATCTACAACTTCGCGCTCGCGCTGGTGGGCTGGCTCAAGGGCGGGCTGGGCCATGTGAACGTGCTCGGATCGGTGATCTTCGCGGGCATGAGCGGCACCGCCATTGCCGATGCCGCGGGCCTGGGCACCATCGAGATCAAGGCGATGAAGGAGCATGGCTACTCGACCGAATTCGCGGTGGGCGTGACCGCCGCCTCGGCCACGCTGGGCCCGATCATTCCGCCCAGCCTGCCGTTCGTGATCTACGGGATGATGGCCAACGTCTCGGTGGGGGCGCTGTTCCTCGCGGGCATCTTGCCCGGAGCGCTGCTGGCCATTCTGATGATGCTCACGGTGGCCTACTTCGCGCACCGCAACGGCTGGGGCGGCGACGTCAAGTTCTCGAGCACGCGCTTCGTCAAGGCCATGTGCGAGCTCGCCGTGGTGATCGCCTGGCCGCTGCTGATGTGGCTGCTGGTGGCCAGGCTGGGCACGCCGCCGCAGCTCACGGTGTTTGCGGGGCTGGCGTCGCTGTTCGTGCTGGACCGCATCTTCCGCTTCGAGGCGCTGCTGCCCATCATGACGCCGGTGCTGCTGATCGGCGGCATGAGCACGGGCCTGTTCACGCCCACCGAGGGCGCGATTGCCGCCTGCGTGTGGGCAATGATCCTGGGCTTCGGCTGGTACAAGACCTTGTCGTGGAAGATGTTCGTCAAGGTCTGCCTCGACACCATCGAGACCACCTCCACCGTGCTGTTCATCGTGGCGGCCGCGTCGATCTTCGGCTGGATGCTCACCGCCACCGGCGTGACCACCGACATCGCAAGCTGGGTGCTGGGCTTCACCAAGGAAGCCTGGGTGTTCCTGCTGCTGGCCAACCTGCTGATGCTGTTCGTGGGCTGCTTCCTGGAGCCCACGGCCGCCATCACCATCCTGGTTCCGATCCTGCTGCCGATTGCCACGCAGCTGGGCGTGGACCCGATCCACTTCGGCCTGGTGATGGTGCTGAACCTGATGATCGGCCTGCTGCATCCGCCGATGGGCATGGTGCTGTTCGTGCTGGCGCGCGTGGCGGGCCTGAGCTTCGAGCGCACGACCATGGCGATCCTGCCGTGGCTCATTCCGCTGCTGCTGGCGCTGGTGGTGATCACCTATGTACCTTCATTGGTACTCTGGCTCCCGAAAATGTTCTTCTGA
- a CDS encoding SDR family NAD(P)-dependent oxidoreductase codes for MNQLDFAGRHAVVTGGAAGLGYGIAERLIASGGSVTLWDRDEAAAAKAAAALGPKAFAVKVDVAQQSSVASAMAATLAHSPRIDALVNSAGITGPNTRLWDYPVDDWRQVMEVNINGVFLCCREVVAQMRRQGYGRIVNIASVAGKEGNPNASAYSASKAAVIALTKSLGKELADTGIRVNCVTPAAVKTAIFDQMTPEHIAFMLSKIPMGRFGTVEEVAAMVGWLCTEDCSFSTGAVFDLSGGRSTY; via the coding sequence ATGAACCAGCTCGATTTCGCCGGCCGCCACGCGGTGGTGACCGGCGGCGCGGCGGGACTGGGCTACGGCATTGCCGAGCGGCTGATCGCATCGGGCGGCAGCGTCACGCTCTGGGACCGCGACGAGGCCGCGGCCGCCAAGGCCGCAGCGGCACTGGGCCCCAAGGCCTTCGCGGTGAAGGTCGACGTGGCGCAGCAGTCTTCCGTGGCCAGCGCCATGGCGGCCACGCTGGCGCATTCGCCGCGCATCGATGCGCTGGTCAACAGCGCCGGCATCACCGGCCCCAACACCAGGCTCTGGGACTACCCGGTGGACGACTGGCGCCAGGTCATGGAGGTCAACATCAACGGCGTGTTCCTGTGCTGCCGCGAAGTGGTGGCGCAGATGCGAAGGCAAGGCTACGGCCGCATCGTCAACATCGCCTCGGTCGCGGGCAAGGAAGGCAACCCCAACGCCAGCGCCTACAGCGCGAGCAAGGCCGCGGTGATCGCGCTCACCAAGTCGCTTGGCAAGGAGCTGGCCGACACCGGCATCCGCGTCAACTGCGTGACGCCCGCGGCGGTGAAGACCGCCATCTTCGACCAGATGACACCGGAGCACATCGCGTTCATGCTCTCGAAAATACCGATGGGCCGCTTCGGCACGGTGGAGGAGGTGGCCGCGATGGTCGGCTGGCTCTGCACCGAGGATTGCTCGTTTTCCACCGGCGCCGTGTTCGACCTGTCCGGCGGCCGCTCCACTTACTAA
- a CDS encoding SDR family oxidoreductase, which translates to MRLKGKTALVTAAGQGIGHASVLAMAAEGAQVWATDVNEKLLERYAGVANVRTARLDVLDKDAIGVFFKSLPALDVLFNCAGVVHNGTVLEATDKDLEFAFALNVRAQFWTIQAALPGMLAAGSGSIINMASVCSSMKGLPNRFVYGTTKAAVLGLTKSVAADFVARGIRCNAVCPGTVDTPSLGERINANEDPEAARKAFIARQPMGRLAQAEEIAPVVVFLASDESVFATGQAFTVDGGLTI; encoded by the coding sequence ATGAGACTCAAGGGCAAGACCGCGCTCGTCACGGCGGCCGGACAAGGCATCGGCCACGCGAGCGTGCTCGCCATGGCTGCCGAAGGCGCGCAGGTGTGGGCGACCGACGTCAACGAGAAGCTGCTCGAGCGCTACGCCGGTGTCGCCAACGTGCGCACGGCCAGGCTCGACGTGCTCGACAAGGACGCGATCGGCGTCTTCTTCAAGAGTCTTCCCGCGCTCGACGTGCTGTTCAACTGCGCCGGCGTGGTGCACAACGGCACCGTGCTCGAGGCCACCGACAAGGACCTCGAATTCGCATTCGCGCTCAATGTGCGCGCGCAGTTCTGGACCATCCAGGCCGCGCTGCCCGGCATGCTGGCCGCAGGAAGCGGCAGCATCATCAACATGGCGAGCGTGTGCTCCAGCATGAAGGGCCTGCCCAACCGCTTCGTCTACGGCACCACCAAGGCCGCGGTGCTCGGCCTCACCAAGAGCGTGGCGGCCGACTTCGTGGCGCGCGGCATCCGCTGCAATGCCGTCTGCCCCGGCACGGTCGACACGCCTTCGCTCGGCGAGCGCATCAACGCCAACGAGGACCCCGAGGCGGCACGCAAGGCCTTCATCGCGCGCCAGCCCATGGGGCGGCTCGCGCAAGCCGAGGAAATCGCGCCCGTGGTGGTGTTCCTGGCCAGCGACGAATCGGTGTTCGCCACCGGCCAGGCCTTCACGGTGGACGGCGGCCTCACCATATGA
- a CDS encoding UxaA family hydrolase, translating to MNPFIRLHPADDVVIARSQLVGGAKVEDFAVRGLIPAGHKVATHAIAVGEPVRRYNQIIGFASKPIAAGEHVHTHNLDMGPDKGDFERDYAFGADVKPAPAKREATFMGIKRADGRVATRNYIGVLTSVNCSATAARAIADHFSRKTNPPALAGYPNVDGIVALTHGTGCGMDTQGMGMQILERTLTGYATHPNFAGVLVVGLGCEANQINAWLATGHLAEGENFRTFNIQDTGGTRKTVEKGIALINEMLPRANAVKREPCSAAHITIGLQCGGSDGYSGISANPALGAAVDLLVAHGGTAILSETPEVYGAEHLLTRRAVKREVGQKLVDRIKWWEHYTEINEGEMNNNPSPGNKAGGLTTILEKSLGAVAKGGTSNLEAVYEYAEPVTAHGFVYMDTPGYDPVSATGQVAGGANVICFTTGRGSAYGCAPSPSLKLATNSALWQRQEEDMDINCGEIVDGTSSIQEMGQRIFELVLATASGEPSKSEKHGYGQNEFVPWQVGAVM from the coding sequence ATGAATCCTTTCATTCGCCTGCATCCGGCCGACGATGTCGTGATCGCGCGCAGCCAGCTGGTCGGCGGCGCCAAGGTCGAAGACTTTGCCGTGCGCGGCCTGATTCCCGCCGGGCACAAGGTGGCGACGCACGCCATTGCCGTTGGCGAGCCGGTGCGCCGCTACAACCAGATCATCGGCTTCGCGAGCAAGCCGATTGCGGCCGGCGAGCATGTGCACACGCACAACCTCGACATGGGCCCCGACAAGGGAGATTTCGAACGCGACTACGCCTTCGGCGCCGATGTGAAGCCCGCGCCCGCGAAGCGCGAGGCCACCTTCATGGGCATCAAGCGGGCCGACGGCCGCGTGGCCACGCGCAACTACATCGGCGTGCTCACGAGCGTGAACTGCTCGGCCACCGCGGCGCGCGCCATTGCGGACCACTTCTCGCGCAAGACCAACCCGCCGGCGCTGGCCGGCTACCCGAACGTCGACGGCATCGTGGCCCTCACGCACGGCACGGGTTGCGGCATGGACACGCAAGGCATGGGCATGCAGATCCTGGAGCGCACGCTCACGGGCTATGCCACGCACCCGAACTTCGCGGGCGTGCTGGTGGTGGGCCTCGGGTGCGAGGCGAACCAGATCAATGCCTGGCTCGCGACCGGCCACCTGGCCGAAGGCGAGAACTTCCGCACCTTCAACATCCAGGACACCGGCGGCACGCGCAAGACGGTCGAGAAGGGCATTGCGCTGATCAACGAGATGCTGCCGCGCGCCAATGCGGTCAAGCGCGAACCCTGCAGCGCGGCGCACATCACGATCGGGCTGCAGTGCGGCGGCTCGGACGGGTACTCCGGCATCAGCGCCAACCCTGCCCTCGGTGCGGCGGTCGACCTGCTGGTGGCGCATGGCGGCACGGCCATCCTCAGCGAAACGCCCGAGGTCTATGGCGCCGAGCACCTGCTCACGCGCCGCGCCGTCAAGCGCGAGGTCGGCCAGAAGCTGGTGGACCGCATCAAATGGTGGGAGCACTACACCGAGATCAACGAAGGCGAGATGAACAACAACCCCTCGCCGGGCAACAAGGCGGGCGGCCTCACGACCATTCTCGAGAAGTCGCTCGGTGCCGTGGCCAAGGGCGGCACGAGCAACCTCGAGGCGGTGTACGAATACGCCGAACCGGTCACGGCGCACGGCTTCGTCTACATGGACACGCCGGGCTACGACCCCGTGAGCGCCACCGGACAGGTCGCGGGCGGCGCCAATGTCATCTGCTTCACGACCGGCCGCGGCTCGGCCTACGGCTGCGCGCCCTCTCCTTCGCTCAAGCTCGCGACCAACTCGGCGCTGTGGCAGCGGCAGGAAGAGGACATGGACATCAACTGCGGCGAGATCGTGGATGGCACGTCGTCGATCCAGGAGATGGGCCAGCGGATCTTCGAACTGGTCTTGGCCACTGCATCTGGCGAACCCTCGAAGAGCGAGAAACATGGCTACGGCCAGAACGAATTCGTGCCGTGGCAAGTCGGCGCAGTCATGTAA